A genomic segment from Triticum dicoccoides isolate Atlit2015 ecotype Zavitan chromosome 1A, WEW_v2.0, whole genome shotgun sequence encodes:
- the LOC119366939 gene encoding sodium/hydrogen exchanger 1-like produces the protein MGLDLGALALKYTGLAVSDHDSIVAINIFIALLCGCIVFGHLLEGNRWVNESTTALVLGLITGGVILICTKGVNSRILIFSEDIFFIYLLPPIIFNAGFQVKKKQFFRNFATIILFGAAGTLISFVIITFGAMGLFSKLDVGPLELGDYLAIGAIFSATDSVCTLQVLNQDEAPLLYSLVFGEGVVNDATSVVLFNAIQNIDINHFDVFVLLQFIGKFLYLFFTSTVLGVAAGLLSAYIIKKLCFARHSTDREVAIMILMAYLSYMLSMLLDLSGILTVFFCGIVMSHYTWHNVTESSRVTTKHTFATLSFIAEIFLFLYVGMDALDIDKWKLASSSPKKPIALSAVILGLVMVGRAAFVFPLSFLSNLSKKESHPKISFNQQVIIWWAGLMRGAVSIALAYNKFTTSGHTAVRVNAVMITSTIIVVLFSTMVFGLLTKPLINLLIPPRPGTAADISSQSFLDPLTASLLGSDFDVGQLTPQTNLQYLLTMPTRSVHRVWRKFDDKFMRPMFGGRGFVPFVPGSPIERSVHGPGLLGTVTEAEDRS, from the exons ATGGGGCTCGATTTGGGAGCCCTCGCTCTCAAGTACACCGGGCTGGCGGTGTCGGACCACGACTCCATCGtcgccatcaacatcttcatcgcgCTGCTCTGCGGCTGCATTGTCTTCGGCCACCTGCTCGAGGGGAACCGCTGGGTCAATGAGTCCACCACCGCGCTTGTCCTG GGCCTCATCACCGGTGGTGTCATTCTGATCTGCACCAAAGGGGTGAACTCGCGCATCCTTATCTTCAGCGAGGATATTTTCTTCATCTACTTGCTCCCGCCCATCATTTTTAACGCCGG GTTTCAAGTAAAGAAAAAGCAATTCTTCCGCAACTTTGCGACAATTATTTTATTTGGTGCTGCTGGAACACTGATATCCTTTGTAATAATCACGTTCG GTGCTATGGGATTGTTCAGCAAACTTGATGTTGGTCCACTCGAGCTTGGGGACTATCTTG CAATTGGGGCTATCTTCTCAGCAACAGATTCTGTTTGCACCTTACAG GTGCTTAACCAGGATGAAGCACCCCTACTGTATAGTCTAGTTTTTGGTGAAGGTGTTGTTAATGATGCTACATCAGTTGTGCTCTTCAATGCAATTCAAAACATTGATATTAATCATTTTGATGTCTTCGTTCTACTACAATTCATCGGAAAATTCCTCTACCTATTCTTCACCAGCACCGTTCTTGGAGTAGCT GCTGGGTTGCTTAGTGCATACATTATTAAGAAACTTTGTTTTGCAAG ACACTCAACTGACAGAGAAGTTGCTATCATGATACTCATGGCATACCTTTCGTATATGCTGTCAATG CTGCTGGATCTGAGTGGCATTCTAACCGTGTTCTTCTGTGGAATAGTAATGTCACATTACACTTGGCATAATGTCACAGAAAGCTCAAGGGTTACTACCAA GCATACTTTTGCAACTTTATCATTCATTGCTGAGATTTTTCTTTTTCTCTATGTCGGGATGGATGCATTGGACATTGATAAATGGAAATTAGCTAGTAGCAG TCCTAAGAAACCAATTGCTTTAAGCGCTGTTATATTGGGTTTGGTTATGGTTGGAAGAGCAGCAttcgtattccctttatcttttctATCGAACTTAAGTAAAAAAGAGTCACATCCAAAGATTTCCTTCAACCAACAG GTTATCATATGGTGGGCAGGTCTCATGAGAGGAGCAGTTTCAATTGCACTTGCTTATAACAAG TTTACAACATCTGGTCATACTGCTGTGCGAGTTAATGCTGTCATGATCACCAGCACAATCATTGTTGTTCTGTTCAGCACAATG GTTTTCGGCTTGCTGACTAAGCCTCTGATTAATCTCCTCATCCCACCAAGACCTGGCACCGCAGCTGATATCTCAAGCCAGTCATTCCTAGACCCACTTACGGCGAGCTTGTTGGGGTCGGACTTCGATGTAGGCCAGCTCACCCCCCAAACAAACCTTCAGTATCTTCTCACCATGCCAACTCGCTCGGTTCATCGTGTATGGCGCAAGTTCGATGATAAGTTCATGCGCCCAATGTTTGGGGGAAGAGGCTTCGTCCCATTTGTGCCTGGTTCACCCATAGAGAGGAGCGTCCATGGGCCTGGCTTGTTGGGCACTGTGACGGAGGCAGAAGACCGTAGTTAA
- the LOC119352130 gene encoding coiled-coil domain-containing protein SCD2-like translates to MDRMSSRPASPGGGGGYVRRGAYVSSSAHTSPGGSPSASPVHTRHTRSGSLGGAGSTSSAGRRGAGAAAAARAAAQRLARVMGGPGGEDGGSGSEGEECELSGPPIELSTPRRPGNRSPSPSIGRYLADQAPVVSRPPSLTNRYVPGKSVPMIPSIKQSNRPATSGTGSESSVLVPNRREQRRSVDLGSSMRGRRSSSSLNDEINTLQMENDSMYEKLEEDRSDEADVRQAGDAIEPEVNFISRKAAALEQRRASMRIGSRRGNSASCDEITALRSEAKVTGEMATSVSRRVGTGSELRSLHATSNRMILSQEEMEEVVLKRCWLARYWKLSVRLGIHSDIAEQKLEHWSSVAPLALEVVLSIGQKARDGSLSDNDVNDTAGDGNIESMLLVEKGLRELASLKVEDAIMLALAEHRRYRPLSGPVFPADSHSSPESTDLSEDEREDVRFKQAWLTYFWRRAKNHDVEEDIADDRLQFWIEQGNHPVTTSDVVEVDRGLHELKKLGIESQLWEATRRSFDDESINHGSPFGSEV, encoded by the exons ATGGATCGCATGTCGTCGCGTCCGGCGagcccgggcggcggcggtggttacGTGCGGCGGGGCGCGTACGTCTCCAGCAGCGCGCACACGTCGCCGGGCGGGTCCCCGTCCGCGTCCCCGGTGCACACCCGCCACACGCGCTCGGGCTCGCTCGGCGGGGCCGGGTCCACCTCCTCCGCCGGCCGCCGGGGGGcgggggccgccgccgccgcgcgcgccgccgcgcagcgcctcgcgcGCGTCATGGGCGGGCCCGGAGGAGAggacggcggcagcggcagcgaaGGCGAGGAGTGCGAACTCTCCGGCCCGCCCATCGAGCTCTCCACCCCGCGCAGGCCCGGCAaccgctccccctccccctcg ATAGGTCGTTACCTTGCGGATCAGGCGCCGGTCGTTAGCCGGCCACCCTCGCTGACGAACCGGTATGTGCCCGGGAAGTCGGTTCCGATGATACCATCCATCAAGCAATCAAACCGGCCAGCGACAAGCGGAACAGGTTCGGAATCGTCGGTCTTGGTCCCTAACCGAAGGGAGCAAAG GAGATCAGTTGATCTTGGAAGCTCGATGAGAGGACGGCGCTCCTCTTCTTCTCTTAACGATGAG ATTAACACACTTCAAATGGAAAATGATAGCATGTACGAAAAG CTTGAAGAGGATAGATCCGATGAAGCAGATGTCAGACAG GCGGGTGATGCCATAGAACCGGAGGTCAATTTCATTAGCAG AAAGGCTGCAGCACTAGAGCAGAGAAGG GCTTCAATGAGAATTGGTTCAAGAAGGGGTAACAGTGCAAGCTGCGATGAGATTACAGCCCTTCGATCAGAAGCGAAG GTCACTGGTGAGATGGCCACATCTGTATCTCGGCGTGTAGGTACTGGATCAGAACTGAGATCTCTTCATGCAACATCCAACAGAATGATCCTGTCACAAGAAGAAATG GAGGAGGTGGTGCTAAAGAGGTGTTGGCTCGCCCGCTACTGGAAACTATCTGTTAGACTTG GGATACATTCTGATATCGCTGAACAAAAACTAGAACACTGGTCCTCGGTTGCACCACTTGCACTTGAAGTCGTCCTATCAATTGGGCAAAAAGCTAGAGATGGAAGTTTATCAG ATAATGATGTAAATGATACGGCTGGAGACGGAAATATTGAGAGCATGCTTTTAGTTGAGAAAGGACTTCGTGAATTAGCTTCGCTCAAG GTAGAAGATGCAATCATGCTGGCTTTAGCAGAACATCGACGATACAGACCTCTCTCAG GTCCGGTTTTTCCTGCTGATAGTCATAGTTCTCCAGAGTCAACTG ATTTAAGTGAGGACGAGCGAGAAGATGTACGCTTCAAGCAG GCATGGTTGACCTACTTTTGGAGGCGGGCCAAAAACCATGATGTAGAGGAAGATATAGCTGACGACCGGCTACAATTTTGGATAGAGCAAGGCAACCATCCAGTCACTACAAGTGATGTCGTTGAAG TTGATAGAGGACTTCATGAGCTGAAGAAACTGGGGATCGAGTCTCAGTTGTGGGAAGCCACAAGGAGATCTTTCGACGATGAATCCATTAATCATGGAAGTCCATTTGGATCTGAAGTGTAG